The genomic region GTGCTCGAGAACGACCGTCACCTGGAGCTGACAGAGTCCGGCCGCCGCCGGGCGACGGACGTGATGCGCAAGCACCGGCTGGCCGAACGCCTGCTGCTGGACGTCATTGGCCTGCCCTGGCGAGACGTGCACATCGAGGCCTGCCGCTGGGAACACGTGATGAGCCATCAGGTCGAGGAGCGGTTGGTGGAGCTGCTCGGCCATCCGACGCTCGATCCGTACGGCAATCCGATCCCCCGCGCCGGCAATCTGCAGGCACCGGCCGATGCGGTCACCGAGTTCCACCGGGCGCTCGTCGACGCCGAGCGCGCCTCGATCGGTGGCGGCACCTTCGAGGTCTGCCGGATCAGCGAGGTGGTGCAGGACCAGCAGGAGGCGATGACCCGGTTGCAGGCCGGCGGGATCGTTCCCGGAGCTGTCGTCGAGCTTGTCCTGACCGGCGACATCGTGACCGCGACAGT from Nakamurella sp. A5-74 harbors:
- a CDS encoding iron dependent repressor, metal binding and dimerization domain protein — encoded protein: MNDLIDTTEMYLKTVFELEEEGVLPLRARIAERLGQSGPTVSQTVARMQRDGLLVLENDRHLELTESGRRRATDVMRKHRLAERLLLDVIGLPWRDVHIEACRWEHVMSHQVEERLVELLGHPTLDPYGNPIPRAGNLQAPADAVTEFHRALVDAERASIGGGTFEVCRISEVVQDQQEAMTRLQAGGIVPGAVVELVLTGDIVTATVGGQSTELSPFVAHGVHVRPVAS